In Kitasatospora sp. NBC_00240, the following are encoded in one genomic region:
- a CDS encoding anthranilate synthase family protein yields the protein MTSPTELLARLTAPGAPAFALLHRRAPRLAPDTVEVLLGTTGSYELLADLPVRHGVPADGPRHDLLALVPYRQIRERGFDAHDDGTPLQAISVDEEYAFPLAELLPALPQLPVSLSGGGFDIDDEQYAEIVRRVIEDEIGRGEGANFVVRRDFTATLDGFGPALALSLFRRLLEQERGAYWTFLVHTGERILVGASPEVHVRQSGGTVVMNPISGTYRYPAGGPGIDSLLEFLQDPKELEELTMVVDEELKMMCTVGDLGGQVLGPRLKEMAHLAHTEYELRGRTSLDVREVLKETMFAATVTGSPVQNATRVIKRYEATGRGYYSGALALIGRSASGGQLLDSPICIRAADIDPATGGLVVRVGATLVRHSDPHGEVAETHAKAAGVLTAIGARPAPGHRLPRPGGPRFSDDHRVQTALDARRADLAPFWLRMQEPATVTEALPTLVVDGEDTFTSMLAHLLASLGHQVSVLRYDTPGLRERVAAHPGALVLGPGPGDPADAADPKMAALRPIVADALAAARTGTRTAPLLAVCLSHQLLSDALGLPLARKAVPYQGAQEAVDLFGERRTVGFYNTFTARCSDADAARLAAEGVEVARDPATGDVHALRGPGFAGLQFHPESVLTRDGVAIVADLLARPGVRGAAGVALLG from the coding sequence GTGACCAGTCCCACAGAACTGCTCGCCCGCCTGACCGCCCCGGGCGCCCCCGCCTTCGCCCTGCTGCACCGCCGGGCGCCCCGGCTCGCGCCGGACACCGTCGAGGTACTGCTCGGCACGACCGGCTCCTACGAGCTGCTCGCCGACCTGCCGGTACGGCACGGTGTCCCGGCGGACGGCCCGCGGCACGACCTGCTCGCCCTGGTCCCGTACCGCCAGATCCGCGAGCGCGGGTTCGACGCGCACGACGACGGGACCCCGCTGCAGGCGATCTCGGTGGACGAGGAGTACGCCTTCCCGCTGGCCGAGCTCCTGCCGGCGCTGCCGCAGCTGCCGGTCTCGCTGTCCGGCGGCGGCTTCGACATCGACGACGAGCAGTACGCGGAGATCGTCCGCCGGGTGATCGAGGACGAGATCGGACGCGGCGAGGGCGCCAACTTCGTCGTCCGGCGGGACTTCACCGCCACCCTCGACGGCTTCGGCCCGGCCCTCGCGCTGTCGCTGTTCCGCCGGCTGCTGGAGCAGGAACGCGGCGCGTACTGGACCTTCCTGGTGCACACCGGGGAGAGGATCCTGGTCGGCGCCTCCCCCGAGGTGCACGTGCGGCAGTCCGGCGGCACGGTGGTGATGAACCCGATCTCCGGCACCTACCGCTATCCGGCGGGCGGCCCCGGCATCGACTCGCTGCTCGAATTCCTCCAGGACCCCAAGGAGCTGGAGGAGCTCACCATGGTGGTCGACGAGGAACTCAAGATGATGTGCACCGTCGGCGACCTCGGCGGCCAGGTGCTCGGCCCGCGCCTCAAGGAGATGGCCCACCTCGCGCACACCGAGTACGAGCTGCGCGGCCGCACCTCGCTGGACGTCCGCGAGGTGCTCAAGGAGACCATGTTCGCCGCCACCGTGACCGGCAGCCCCGTGCAGAACGCCACCCGCGTGATCAAGCGGTACGAGGCCACCGGGCGCGGCTACTACTCCGGCGCGCTGGCCCTGATCGGCCGCTCCGCCAGCGGCGGCCAGCTGCTGGACTCCCCCATCTGCATCCGCGCCGCCGACATCGACCCGGCCACCGGCGGGCTGGTGGTGCGGGTCGGCGCGACCCTCGTGCGGCACTCCGACCCGCACGGCGAGGTCGCCGAGACGCACGCCAAGGCCGCCGGCGTGCTCACCGCGATCGGTGCCCGCCCCGCCCCCGGGCACCGGCTGCCCCGACCCGGCGGCCCCCGGTTCTCCGACGACCACCGGGTGCAGACCGCGCTGGACGCCCGGCGGGCCGACCTGGCGCCGTTCTGGCTGCGGATGCAGGAGCCGGCCACCGTCACCGAGGCCCTGCCCACCCTGGTCGTGGACGGCGAGGACACCTTCACCTCGATGCTCGCCCACCTGCTGGCCTCGCTCGGCCACCAGGTCTCCGTGCTCCGCTACGACACCCCCGGCCTGCGCGAACGCGTCGCCGCCCACCCCGGCGCCCTGGTGCTCGGCCCCGGTCCCGGCGACCCGGCCGACGCCGCCGACCCCAAGATGGCGGCGCTGCGGCCGATCGTGGCCGACGCCCTGGCCGCCGCCCGGACCGGCACCCGCACCGCGCCGCTGCTCGCCGTCTGCCTCAGCCACCAGCTGCTCTCGGACGCCCTCGGGCTGCCGCTGGCCCGCAAGGCCGTCCCGTACCAGGGCGCCCAGGAGGCGGTGGACCTGTTCGGCGAGCGCCGGACCGTCGGCTTCTACAACACCTTCACCGCCCGCTGCTCGGACGCCGACGCCGCCCGGCTCGCCGCCGAGGGCGTCGAGGTGGCCCGCGACCCGGCCACCGGCGACGTGCACGCCCTGCGCGGTCCCGGCTTCGCCGGCCTGCAGTTCCACCCCGAGTCGGTGCTCACCCGGGACGGCGTCGCCATCGTCGCCGATCTGCTGGCCCGGCCGGGCGTGCGGGGCGCGGCCGGCGTCGCC
- a CDS encoding FAD-binding oxidoreductase, with translation MAGHTVDDLRERTRGAVVTPQDRGYDEARKVYNATADRRPAAVVRCANAGDVMATVNYAREMGLDLAVRGGGHSAPGYGTCDDGVVADLSGLRGVRVDPVARTARAEPGATWGDLNAATHAFGLATTGGIVSTTGIAGLTLGGGFGYLCRTMGLTCDNLLSADVVTADGRFLTADADRNADLFWALRGGGGNFGVVTSFEYRLSPVDQVVAGPMLFELEHMESILKFYREFIQDAPEQLFLFPGFQTAPPLPFIPEDRHGDILGIVVVCWSGPVEDADRVLRPLRDLAPRVAEAVGPMPYPAINSAFDPLLPPGLREYWKGSFATELTDAAIAAHLEHGPKVPTLSSTMHIYPVNGAPQRVAPEATAYSYREATFSTVILAVGDDPAGDEAQTAWVRDYYAAVAPHSEPGGYINFMGEDDQDRVEDNYRGNYARLAAVKRQYDPDNLFHLNQNIKPAAA, from the coding sequence ATGGCCGGGCACACCGTCGACGACTTAAGAGAACGTACCCGGGGCGCCGTGGTGACCCCGCAGGACAGGGGCTACGACGAGGCCCGCAAGGTCTACAACGCCACCGCGGACCGCAGACCCGCGGCCGTCGTGCGGTGCGCCAACGCCGGCGACGTGATGGCCACCGTCAACTACGCCCGCGAGATGGGCCTTGACCTCGCCGTGCGCGGCGGCGGGCACAGCGCGCCCGGCTACGGAACCTGCGACGACGGCGTGGTGGCCGACCTGTCCGGCCTGCGCGGGGTGCGCGTCGACCCGGTGGCCCGGACCGCCCGCGCCGAACCGGGCGCGACCTGGGGCGACCTGAACGCCGCCACCCACGCCTTCGGCCTCGCCACCACCGGCGGGATCGTCTCCACCACCGGCATCGCCGGCCTGACGCTCGGCGGCGGCTTCGGATACCTCTGCCGGACGATGGGGCTGACCTGCGACAACCTGCTCTCCGCCGATGTGGTGACGGCCGACGGCCGGTTCCTGACCGCCGACGCCGACCGGAACGCCGACCTGTTCTGGGCGCTGCGCGGGGGCGGCGGCAACTTCGGCGTGGTGACCTCGTTCGAGTACCGGCTGAGCCCGGTCGACCAGGTCGTCGCCGGGCCGATGCTGTTCGAACTGGAGCACATGGAGAGCATCCTGAAGTTCTACCGGGAGTTCATCCAGGACGCTCCCGAGCAGCTCTTCCTCTTCCCCGGCTTCCAGACCGCGCCGCCGCTGCCGTTCATCCCCGAGGACCGGCACGGCGACATCCTGGGCATCGTGGTGGTCTGCTGGTCCGGACCGGTCGAGGACGCCGACCGGGTGCTCCGGCCGCTGCGCGACCTGGCGCCCCGGGTCGCCGAGGCGGTCGGGCCGATGCCCTACCCGGCGATCAACAGCGCCTTCGACCCGCTGCTGCCGCCCGGCCTGCGGGAGTACTGGAAGGGCAGCTTCGCGACCGAGCTGACGGACGCGGCGATCGCGGCCCACCTGGAGCACGGGCCGAAGGTGCCGACACTCAGCTCGACCATGCACATCTACCCCGTGAACGGCGCACCGCAGCGGGTCGCGCCGGAGGCCACCGCCTACTCCTACCGGGAGGCGACGTTCTCCACCGTGATCCTGGCGGTCGGGGACGACCCGGCCGGCGACGAGGCGCAGACCGCATGGGTACGGGACTACTACGCGGCGGTGGCGCCGCACTCCGAGCCCGGCGGGTACATCAACTTCATGGGCGAGGACGACCAGGACCGGGTCGAGGACAACTACCGGGGGAACTACGCCCGGCTGGCCGCGGTGAAACGGCAGTACGACCCGGACAACCTCTTCCACCTCAACCAGAACATCAAGCCGGCCGCGGCCTGA
- the thiS gene encoding sulfur carrier protein ThiS — protein sequence MTDISLSVNGEPRQVPARSTLAEVVAGVSAAPSGVAAAVNETVVPRGAWAGTGLAAGDRIEILTAVQGG from the coding sequence ATGACCGATATCTCACTCTCCGTCAACGGCGAGCCCCGGCAGGTGCCCGCCCGGAGCACGCTCGCCGAGGTGGTGGCCGGCGTGAGCGCCGCGCCGTCCGGGGTCGCCGCGGCGGTCAACGAGACCGTGGTGCCGCGCGGTGCCTGGGCCGGGACCGGCCTCGCCGCGGGCGACCGGATCGAGATCCTCACCGCCGTGCAGGGAGGCTGA
- a CDS encoding thiazole synthase, whose product MGTGGAPSLDVLEQALRVSGTELTTVAMRRVSTSTQGSVLDVLTRNGIRVLPNTAGCFTAGEAVLTARLAREALGTDWVKLEVIADERTLLPDPIELLDAAETLVDDGFTVLPYTNDDPVLARKLEDVGCAAIMPLGSPIGSGLGIRNPHNFQLIVESATVPVILDAGAGTASDVALAMELGCAAVMLASAVTRAQDPVLMAEAMRHAAEAGRLAHRAGRIPRRFHAEASSAMAGRADLDHRERPAF is encoded by the coding sequence ATGGGCACCGGCGGGGCGCCGAGCCTGGACGTCCTGGAGCAGGCGCTCCGGGTCTCCGGCACCGAGCTGACCACGGTCGCGATGCGCCGGGTGAGCACCTCCACCCAGGGTTCGGTACTGGACGTGCTGACCCGCAACGGCATCCGGGTGCTGCCCAACACGGCGGGCTGCTTCACCGCCGGCGAAGCGGTGCTGACGGCCCGGCTGGCCCGTGAGGCGCTCGGCACCGACTGGGTCAAGCTGGAGGTCATCGCGGACGAGCGGACCCTGCTGCCCGACCCGATCGAACTGCTGGACGCCGCCGAGACCCTGGTCGACGACGGCTTCACCGTGCTGCCGTACACCAACGACGACCCGGTGCTGGCCCGCAAGCTGGAGGACGTCGGCTGCGCGGCGATCATGCCGCTGGGCTCGCCGATCGGCTCCGGCCTCGGCATCCGCAACCCGCACAACTTCCAGCTGATCGTGGAGAGCGCCACGGTGCCGGTGATCCTGGACGCCGGCGCCGGCACCGCCTCCGACGTGGCCCTGGCGATGGAGCTCGGCTGCGCCGCCGTGATGCTGGCCTCCGCCGTCACCCGTGCCCAGGACCCGGTCCTGATGGCCGAGGCGATGCGGCACGCCGCCGAGGCCGGCCGGCTCGCCCACCGGGCCGGGCGCATCCCGCGCCGCTTCCACGCCGAGGCCTCCTCGGCGATGGCCGGCCGGGCCGACCTCGACCACCGGGAGCGGCCGGCGTTCTGA
- a CDS encoding class II 3-deoxy-7-phosphoheptulonate synthase, which translates to MTVTNLHSWQSLPAAQQPEWPDPEALRKSLADLASYPPLVFAGECDQLRARLGAVARGEAFLLQGGDCAEAFDGVSAEQIRNKLKTLLQMAAVLTYAASVPVVKVGRIAGQYSKPRSKSTETRDGVTLPVYRGDSVNGFEFTPESRIPDPERLKRMYNASAATLNLVRAFTTGGYADLRQVHAWNQDFVRNSPSGQRYEKLAKEIDNALAFMQACGVAPEEFKTVEFFSSHEALVLDYETALTRVDSRTGDLYDVSGHMVWIGERTRQLDGAHIEFASKIRNPIGVKLGPTTTVEDALTLIERLDPEREPGRLTFITRMGAGKVRDHLPTLVEKVTASGAQPVWICDPMHGNTFEASSGHKTRRFDDVLDEVKGFFEVHRALGTHPGGIHVELTGDDVTECVGGGDEVLVDDLHQRYETACDPRLNRSQSLDLAFLVAEMYRGGH; encoded by the coding sequence GTGACCGTGACAAATCTCCACTCCTGGCAGTCCCTGCCCGCGGCGCAGCAGCCTGAATGGCCGGATCCTGAGGCGCTGCGCAAGTCTCTTGCGGACCTCGCCTCGTATCCGCCGCTCGTCTTCGCAGGCGAGTGCGACCAGCTGCGCGCCCGGCTCGGTGCCGTGGCGCGTGGTGAGGCGTTCCTGCTGCAGGGCGGCGACTGCGCCGAGGCCTTCGACGGCGTGTCGGCCGAGCAGATCCGCAACAAGCTCAAGACCCTGCTGCAGATGGCCGCCGTGCTGACGTACGCCGCCTCCGTGCCGGTGGTCAAGGTAGGCCGGATCGCGGGCCAGTACTCCAAGCCGCGCTCCAAGTCGACCGAGACCCGCGACGGCGTGACTCTGCCCGTCTACCGGGGCGACTCGGTGAACGGCTTCGAGTTCACCCCCGAATCCCGTATCCCCGACCCCGAGCGCCTCAAGCGGATGTACAACGCGTCCGCTGCCACCCTCAACCTGGTCCGCGCCTTCACCACCGGTGGCTACGCGGACCTGCGCCAGGTGCACGCCTGGAACCAGGACTTCGTGCGCAACTCCCCGTCCGGCCAGCGGTACGAGAAGCTGGCCAAGGAGATCGACAACGCGCTGGCCTTCATGCAGGCCTGCGGGGTCGCTCCCGAGGAGTTCAAGACCGTCGAGTTCTTCTCCTCGCACGAGGCGCTGGTGCTCGACTACGAGACCGCGCTGACCCGCGTGGACTCGCGCACCGGCGACCTGTACGACGTGTCGGGCCACATGGTCTGGATCGGTGAGCGCACCCGCCAGCTGGACGGGGCGCACATCGAGTTCGCGTCGAAGATCCGCAACCCGATCGGCGTCAAGCTCGGCCCGACCACCACGGTCGAGGACGCGCTCACCCTGATCGAGCGGCTCGACCCCGAGCGCGAGCCCGGCCGGCTCACCTTCATCACCCGGATGGGTGCGGGCAAGGTCCGCGATCACCTGCCCACCCTGGTGGAGAAGGTCACCGCCTCCGGCGCCCAGCCGGTGTGGATCTGCGACCCGATGCACGGCAACACCTTCGAGGCCTCCAGCGGCCACAAGACCCGCCGCTTCGACGACGTGCTCGACGAGGTCAAGGGCTTCTTCGAGGTGCACCGCGCGCTCGGCACCCACCCGGGCGGCATCCACGTGGAGCTGACCGGCGACGACGTCACCGAGTGCGTCGGCGGCGGCGACGAGGTGCTGGTCGACGACCTGCACCAGCGCTACGAGACGGCCTGCGACCCGCGGCTCAACCGCAGCCAGTCGCTGGACCTCGCGTTCCTGGTGGCCGAGATGTACCGGGGCGGTCACTGA
- the bfr gene encoding bacterioferritin → MKGDPEVIEFLNEQLTAELTAINQYFLHAKMQENFGWTKLAKYTRHESFDEMKHAEILTDRILFLDGLPNYQRLFHVRVGQNVKEMFDADRQVEVEAIDRLRRGIVVMRAKNDVTSANIFESILADEEHHIDYLDTQLELLERLGEPLYLSQLIEQPES, encoded by the coding sequence ATGAAGGGTGACCCCGAGGTCATCGAGTTCCTCAACGAGCAGCTCACCGCCGAGCTGACCGCCATCAACCAGTACTTCCTGCACGCCAAGATGCAGGAGAACTTCGGCTGGACGAAGCTCGCCAAGTACACCCGGCACGAGTCCTTCGACGAGATGAAGCACGCCGAGATCCTCACCGACCGGATCCTCTTCCTGGACGGGCTCCCGAACTACCAGCGGCTGTTCCACGTCCGGGTCGGCCAGAACGTCAAGGAGATGTTCGACGCGGACCGCCAGGTCGAGGTCGAGGCGATCGACCGCCTGCGGCGCGGGATCGTGGTGATGCGGGCCAAGAACGACGTCACCTCGGCCAACATCTTCGAGTCGATCCTCGCGGACGAGGAGCACCACATCGACTACCTCGACACGCAGCTCGAACTGCTGGAGCGACTCGGCGAGCCGCTCTACCTGTCCCAGCTGATCGAGCAGCCGGAGTCCTAG
- the thiO gene encoding glycine oxidase ThiO, which produces MTRFTSGATTDVLVVGGGIIGLAVAWRARQRGLGVVVVDPAPGGGAAQVAAGMLAPVTELQYGEEPLLKLGMASNERYPAFATELEEASGLSTGYRACGTLAVALDSDDREELRELHAFHGRLGLDSAWLTGRECRKLEPMLAPGVRGGLHVTDDHQVDGRRLAAALVAACERAGVLLHRAEVAELLVTGGRATGARLSTGGLLGAGQVVLAAGPRSHLLPGLPEGVLPAVRPVKGQILRLRVPEAYRPFLSRNVRAVVRGQHLYLVPREDGELVIGATSEEQGYDTTVTAGGVYELLRDAHDLVPGITELPLVETSAGLRPGSPDNAPLLGPTALPGLVAATGHYRNGVLLTPVTGDLLAEYLATGVTPELAAPFSPGRFAAGPSAAGAVPSGTAPSDLSTPAKALA; this is translated from the coding sequence TTGACACGCTTCACGAGCGGCGCGACGACGGACGTCCTCGTCGTCGGCGGCGGGATCATCGGCCTCGCGGTGGCCTGGCGGGCCCGGCAGCGCGGCCTCGGCGTGGTCGTGGTCGACCCGGCGCCCGGCGGCGGGGCCGCCCAGGTCGCGGCCGGGATGCTGGCCCCGGTCACCGAGCTGCAGTACGGCGAGGAGCCGCTGCTGAAGCTCGGGATGGCCTCCAACGAGCGGTACCCGGCCTTCGCTACCGAGCTGGAGGAGGCCTCCGGCCTTTCGACCGGCTACCGCGCCTGCGGCACCCTCGCCGTCGCGCTGGACTCCGACGACCGCGAGGAACTGCGCGAGCTGCACGCCTTCCACGGGCGCCTGGGCCTGGACTCGGCCTGGCTCACCGGACGCGAGTGCCGCAAGCTCGAACCGATGCTGGCCCCGGGCGTCCGCGGCGGGCTGCACGTCACCGACGACCACCAGGTGGACGGCCGCCGGCTGGCCGCCGCGCTGGTGGCCGCCTGCGAGCGCGCCGGGGTGCTGCTGCACCGCGCCGAGGTCGCCGAGCTGCTGGTCACCGGCGGCCGCGCGACCGGGGCCCGGCTGAGCACCGGCGGGCTGCTGGGCGCCGGCCAGGTGGTGCTGGCGGCCGGGCCGCGCAGCCACCTGCTGCCCGGCCTGCCCGAGGGGGTGCTGCCGGCCGTCCGCCCGGTCAAGGGCCAGATCCTGCGGCTGCGGGTGCCCGAGGCGTACCGGCCGTTCCTGTCCCGCAACGTCCGCGCGGTGGTGCGCGGGCAGCACCTGTACCTGGTGCCGCGCGAGGACGGCGAGCTGGTGATCGGCGCGACCAGCGAGGAGCAGGGCTACGACACCACCGTCACCGCCGGCGGGGTGTACGAGCTGCTCCGCGACGCCCACGACCTGGTCCCCGGGATCACCGAGCTGCCGCTGGTCGAGACCTCCGCCGGGCTGCGCCCCGGCTCCCCCGACAACGCCCCGCTGCTCGGCCCGACCGCGTTGCCCGGCCTGGTCGCGGCGACCGGCCACTACCGCAACGGCGTGCTGCTCACCCCGGTGACCGGCGACCTGCTCGCCGAGTACCTGGCCACCGGCGTGACGCCCGAGTTGGCGGCGCCGTTCTCCCCCGGCCGGTTCGCCGCCGGCCCCTCCGCCGCCGGGGCCGTCCCCTCCGGCACGGCCCCGTCCGACCTCTCCACTCCCGCAAAGGCACTGGCATGA
- a CDS encoding sulfite oxidase-like oxidoreductase produces the protein MGQSEQEPLPPSDPRLPPGQRLQRGWPVLHYGPVPRFKPLTWDFQVFGATASAEKHSWDFAGFHALPRITVQGDFHCVTRFSMLGNDWTGVPASAVLEQVPPAPGVTHVMVWAEYGYSANLRLEDFADPRTVFATHHDGEPLTVEHGFPVRLVVPHLYAWKGPKWVRAVEYMRADRRGFWEERGYHNRADPWAEKRFSYQEEPGDGPLR, from the coding sequence ATGGGTCAGTCCGAACAAGAACCACTTCCGCCGTCTGACCCGAGGCTCCCACCGGGCCAGCGCCTGCAACGCGGCTGGCCCGTCCTGCACTACGGGCCCGTTCCCCGCTTCAAGCCGCTGACCTGGGACTTCCAGGTGTTCGGGGCGACCGCCTCGGCCGAGAAGCACAGCTGGGACTTCGCCGGCTTCCATGCCCTGCCCCGGATCACCGTGCAGGGCGACTTCCACTGCGTGACCCGGTTCTCGATGCTCGGCAACGACTGGACCGGTGTACCGGCGTCGGCCGTCCTCGAACAGGTGCCCCCGGCCCCCGGCGTCACCCATGTGATGGTGTGGGCCGAGTACGGGTACAGCGCCAACCTCCGGCTGGAGGACTTCGCCGACCCCCGTACGGTCTTCGCCACCCACCACGACGGCGAGCCGCTCACCGTCGAGCACGGCTTCCCGGTCCGGCTGGTGGTGCCCCACCTGTACGCCTGGAAGGGCCCCAAGTGGGTGCGCGCGGTGGAGTACATGCGCGCCGACCGCCGCGGCTTCTGGGAGGAGCGCGGCTACCACAACCGGGCCGACCCGTGGGCCGAGAAGCGCTTCTCGTACCAGGAGGAGCCCGGCGACGGGCCGCTCCGCTAG
- the pknB gene encoding Stk1 family PASTA domain-containing Ser/Thr kinase, which produces MALHDPLIGTLLDGRYRVEQRIATGGMATVYRGTDTRLDRVLALKVMHPSLAGDADFTDRFIREAKAVARLSHPNVVNVFDQGADGGTVFLAMEYVPGRTLRDVLRDRGALSVRAALDILEPVLAALGSAHRAGLVHRDVKPENVLITDGGLVKVADFGLVRLLNGADGAVTTSTAGAVLGTVSYLAPEQIRPGAVTDQRVDVYAAGIVLYEMLTGDRPHTGENPVQVIYRHLHEDVPAPSLAVPGITPGLDAIVASATARDPGARPYDAVELLAALQRVRRTLTPAQLDAEPPASTRPSPAFPTTEPTSVIQPAVEHTSVLDVPPELMDALLTGPRPYDEPPAARGKRSGRPARPRRSRAPLIWGAVLAVVLLLVGGATYALSGAVYTTVPGVLGKSRAEAVSVLAKAGLQGNYTEEYSETVPAGAVIGTDPDVGRRVRRSDPVAVTVSRGARRIAVPDLTGKTLDQARQALAAAELTPGTSSEQFDDIVPQGSVISSSPAAGERLPANAPVSLLVSKGMVPVPDVGGMTKDDATKALTDAGFKVQSNGLNLFGTGKVSGQNPAPGQRRPQGTTVVISFPLI; this is translated from the coding sequence ATGGCACTGCACGACCCGTTGATCGGTACCCTGCTGGACGGCCGGTACCGGGTCGAGCAACGGATCGCGACCGGCGGCATGGCCACGGTCTACCGGGGCACCGACACCCGGCTGGACCGGGTGCTGGCGCTCAAGGTGATGCACCCCTCGCTCGCCGGGGACGCCGACTTCACCGACCGGTTCATCCGCGAGGCCAAGGCCGTGGCCCGGCTCTCGCACCCCAACGTGGTGAACGTCTTCGACCAGGGGGCCGACGGGGGGACGGTCTTCCTGGCCATGGAGTACGTCCCGGGCCGGACCCTGCGGGACGTGCTGCGGGACCGCGGCGCGCTGTCCGTCCGGGCCGCCCTGGACATCCTGGAGCCGGTGCTGGCGGCGCTCGGCTCCGCGCACCGCGCCGGGCTCGTCCACCGGGACGTCAAGCCGGAGAACGTGCTGATCACCGACGGCGGGCTGGTGAAGGTCGCCGATTTCGGCCTGGTCCGGCTGCTGAACGGCGCCGACGGCGCGGTCACCACCAGCACGGCCGGCGCGGTGCTCGGCACCGTCTCCTACCTGGCACCCGAGCAGATCCGGCCGGGTGCGGTCACCGACCAGCGGGTGGACGTCTACGCGGCGGGCATCGTGCTGTACGAGATGCTCACCGGCGACCGGCCGCACACCGGCGAGAACCCGGTCCAGGTGATCTACCGCCATCTGCACGAGGACGTGCCCGCGCCGTCCCTGGCCGTCCCCGGCATCACGCCCGGCCTGGACGCCATAGTCGCCTCGGCCACCGCCCGCGACCCCGGGGCCCGCCCGTACGACGCGGTCGAGCTGCTCGCGGCCCTGCAGCGGGTGCGGCGCACCCTGACGCCGGCCCAGTTGGACGCCGAGCCGCCCGCCTCCACCCGGCCCAGCCCGGCGTTCCCGACCACCGAGCCGACCTCGGTGATCCAGCCCGCGGTGGAGCACACCAGCGTGCTGGACGTCCCGCCGGAGCTGATGGACGCGCTGCTCACCGGGCCCCGCCCCTACGACGAGCCGCCGGCCGCCCGGGGGAAGCGGTCCGGGCGGCCGGCGCGGCCGAGGCGCTCGCGCGCCCCGCTGATCTGGGGCGCGGTGCTGGCCGTCGTGCTGCTGCTGGTGGGCGGGGCGACGTACGCGCTGTCCGGCGCGGTCTACACGACGGTGCCCGGCGTGCTCGGCAAGAGCCGGGCGGAGGCGGTCTCGGTGCTGGCGAAGGCCGGGCTGCAGGGCAACTACACCGAGGAGTACAGCGAGACGGTCCCGGCCGGCGCGGTGATCGGCACCGATCCGGACGTCGGCCGGCGGGTCCGCAGGAGCGACCCGGTGGCGGTGACCGTCTCCCGCGGGGCGAGGCGGATCGCGGTGCCCGACCTCACCGGGAAGACCCTCGACCAGGCCCGGCAGGCGCTGGCCGCCGCGGAGCTGACGCCGGGGACCAGCAGCGAGCAGTTCGACGACATCGTGCCGCAGGGCTCGGTGATCAGCAGCTCCCCGGCCGCCGGCGAGCGGCTGCCGGCGAACGCGCCGGTGTCGCTGCTGGTCAGCAAGGGCATGGTGCCCGTCCCCGACGTGGGCGGGATGACCAAGGACGACGCGACGAAGGCACTCACCGACGCCGGGTTCAAGGTGCAGAGCAACGGCCTGAACCTGTTCGGCACCGGCAAGGTCTCGGGCCAGAACCCCGCCCCGGGGCAGCGCCGCCCGCAGGGCACCACGGTGGTCATCAGCTTCCCGCTGATCTGA
- a CDS encoding (2Fe-2S)-binding protein, translating to MYVCMCHAVTEDQVKKAIDAGANSPRQIAKGCKAGTDCGSCVRRIQALLGEHGARPCPTARLAAKLGLADRDGEAGQPSGAPAPAGQAPLPAVRPLERAPLRAA from the coding sequence ATGTACGTGTGCATGTGTCATGCGGTCACCGAGGACCAGGTGAAGAAGGCCATCGACGCCGGCGCGAACAGCCCCCGTCAGATCGCCAAGGGCTGCAAGGCGGGCACGGACTGCGGCTCCTGCGTCCGACGCATCCAGGCCCTGCTGGGCGAGCACGGCGCGCGGCCGTGTCCGACCGCCCGGCTGGCCGCCAAGCTCGGCCTCGCGGACCGGGACGGTGAGGCGGGGCAGCCGTCGGGCGCGCCGGCTCCTGCCGGGCAGGCCCCGCTGCCGGCCGTCCGACCGCTGGAGCGGGCCCCGCTGCGCGCCGCGTAG